attttggggcaggggaggggggggaACCTCTAGTATAATTCTACTTCTCCATctataaatattatttttgaatCAAAGTCCattattgaaaattgaaaaccaTCTAAAATCATAATCCTGTTAGAATCAAGGCCCTTATTTGTATAAGCATAAATGATCTGACCTGGTCtaggatatatatataaagaacaaGCTCATGTGCAGGCAGAGGCAAGTGTATATATAAGATTTATCTGAATGtggcttgtgtgtgtgtgtgtgagagagagagagagagagagagagagagaataattgtCTTACATATTACACAATACAATTCTTCCCTTACACTGCTTTATTAATTTGAGTGGTAATATATTGACTAGCAATAGTTTTTGATATAAAACAAGACCCAAAAGAACCTGTCACTACACCAATCAATGCATCCATCCACAACTTTGTAGTACTTTCTACGCCAATTTTTGctgagaagaagaggagcaaTAACAATCCAGAATCCCAAGATGTAAGAAATAGCCAcatatgaatagaaaaataagtCATTGTCAATGAGACTTTGTTCATCAacatcttcttccttgtattCATCATGGGGTGGTTGAGGTGATGAACAATTGACTTCAGTTGGAGGTCCACAAAGTCCCGGATTACCAATGTAGCTATCCTGGGTGAAAGAAGCAAAGTTCTTCTCATATGGGATCTTTCCTGAGAGTTGATTGAAGGCCACActgaaaatttcaagaaaatagaGTTGAACAATTTGAGGAGGGATCATTCCCACCAACTTGTTGTGGGAGAGATCCAAACTCTCCAACTTTTCCAACCCTTGATAGGATTCTGGAAAATAGCCCATTAGAGAATTGTGAGAAAGGTTTAATGAATGCAGGGCTCTCAGATTTCCCATTTGAGATGGAATATGACCAGATAATTGGTTTAGAGAAAAATCGATCCCGGTCATCTGGGCAAGAGGAAGACCCTCATATGAGTACATGTTTCTCTTTGTGGCAAAATTTACTTTGAGTTTTAAATCCATGTAGTTGACAAAAAATATATCTGTATTAAGTGATAATTGTGACTTTTCCATCAATGAGGTGATGTTGTCGAGGCAAGAAGGTATGCTTCCAGACAGGTGATTATTTGAAAGATCCAAAAACCGTAATTGCTTCATCTGACACAATGATGTTGGAATGTAACCAACTAAATGATTTCCTCTCATAAGGAGTGCGACCAATTGTGGAAAAGCAGGCAGCCAATCTTGGATGTAGCCGGATATGGAATTCCTACTTATGTCTAGAAGCTCGAGTGAAGGAAGGGTTGATGGAATAATTGGGAAGAGTGTTGTGAAGCGATTGCCATCAAGCCTTAACTGTTGTAGATTTGTCATGTTGGAAACGCTTCCTATTGCATGTAAATTGTTATTTGATAAGtttaaaagaaacaagaaataatTATTTTGAGTTAATCTACAAGGTATTTCGCCTACAAAGTAATTATTTGATAAGTCTAACATCACTAGTTCAATTATATTGGCTAATGACGGAGGGATGCAGCCTTGAAGTTTGTTTGTGGACATGTTAAAGAAGAGTAATTTTGGGAAAATCACATCAATGTTTCCAAGAAGTTGTCCCTCAAAATTGTTGTCGGAGATGTCGAGAAATTTGAGTGTTGATGTTCTGTTTTTTATGGGCAGAGGAAATGGGCCATGAAAGTGGTTGCCACTCAGGCACAATTTAGAAAGTGAAGTAACATTGTATAACAACCATGACGGAATTGTTCCTTGAAGAGAGTTGTACGACAAAGATAGAATAGACAAGTTGTATTGGTTGGAAATGAAGTGGGGAATGTTCCTGATTTTACAATTTTCCAAGAGTAAGGAGTTTAGTTGGAAAGATGGAACCCAAGTTGGGGACTCGGTTTCAACTTTTAACTCTCTATTGTTTGAAAGGTTAATCTCTTCAAGTTTTGAAAGATTTGCAAACATAGAGAAGAAGACCACTCCTTCCAACTTATTACCGGAAAGATCAAGGCTCTGCAAAGAATTCAATTGGCTGCTCAAACATGTCCAATTGATATTGTCAATTGAATTGCTTCCAAGATTCAGGTACCGTAACTTCCTTAGTTTACAAAGTCCTGtagaatagaaataaaaatataataagattttcatttatgaaaaaaaaaagtgtgcatgTGTATGTCCATATCTATTgtttatataataaataaagaacgaTTTGGTTATATTGAATAGAAGCAAGGGTTGtaccaaacaaaaaacaaaaaaaaaacgaaagaatAGAAGCAAGGGTTTATGACATGTAGAGTACAACCAGGCCTGGATCGGCCCAAAATTGAAATGGAATATCATCACTTCAGCCCAAGCCCGACCCGGCCCATTTTTGCAGAGCTCAGCTAAGCTCGGCTTGGAAGACAGACCGGACGGGTTGGgcctaatttttttcttttttaatatattttcaagtTGTTTTTGTAGGATCTA
The window above is part of the Macadamia integrifolia cultivar HAES 741 unplaced genomic scaffold, SCU_Mint_v3 scaffold995, whole genome shotgun sequence genome. Proteins encoded here:
- the LOC122070755 gene encoding receptor-like protein 9b, producing the protein LCELRNLKVLHLGWNSLDDGGLPRCLARGLPFLREISLQGNALNLSSPLLSAICGLRNLRVLDLSYTVLSNGSFPPCMLSTFSSLEELYLWNFTLEQSSSNVLTALQGARNLQYLDLSYNNLSDGSMRVLCEVRNLRTLDLSYSNLNVEHIPHCLQQNHSSLEKLTLQGTFTTKDSDALLKGLICRWKKFKQLDLSMNDLNDERLPSCLLHNNPVLEGLDLSSNNLKGSLGFSTGLCKLRKLRYLNLGSNSIDNINWTCLSSQLNSLQSLDLSGNKLEGVVFFSMFANLSKLEEINLSNNRELKVETESPTWVPSFQLNSLLLENCKIRNIPHFISNQYNLSILSLSYNSLQGTIPSWLLYNVTSLSKLCLSGNHFHGPFPLPIKNRTSTLKFLDISDNNFEGQLLGNIDVIFPKLLFFNMSTNKLQGCIPPSLANIIELVMLDLSNNYFVGEIPCRLTQNNYFLFLLNLSNNNLHAIGSVSNMTNLQQLRLDGNRFTTLFPIIPSTLPSLELLDISRNSISGYIQDWLPAFPQLVALLMRGNHLVGYIPTSLCQMKQLRFLDLSNNHLSGSIPSCLDNITSLMEKSQLSLNTDIFFVNYMDLKLKVNFATKRNMYSYEGLPLAQMTGIDFSLNQLSGHIPSQMGNLRALHSLNLSHNSLMGYFPESYQGLEKLESLDLSHNKLVGMIPPQIVQLYFLEIFSVAFNQLSGKIPYEKNFASFTQDSYIGNPGLCGPPTEVNCSSPQPPHDEYKEEDVDEQSLIDNDLFFYSYVAISYILGFWIVIAPLLLSKNWRRKYYKVVDGCIDWCSDRFFWVLFYIKNYC